The Spirosoma radiotolerans genome has a window encoding:
- a CDS encoding FecR family protein: protein MQTDYDHFSSADFLTDDFFVSHQLAPTSESTAFWEAWVVEHPQEQWQQAVSLLAAIRLGLDEYAQTHLPEETIRQLLIRIQQTNAQQSKVEGPVARFAWIKWVAAASVVLAIGVGIWWQTKEDVTPYQSRLATLTKTFSEKVNTTDQPQLIRLPDQSVVSLNPNSRLSYPIDFGQKNRLVYLAGEATFSVTKDPHKPFLVLANELVTKVVGTKFSIRAFSKEDQIRVQVLSGQVSVYRDQTNPSRVQQKGVLLLPNQQVVFTRETDQFDKSLVNQPLVIRTPGRLKQSAAFVYNETPISQVLKEVKEAYGIDILYNKEALVDCQLTSSMDGLSFDQKLTIICKTVGATYDIIDGQVVINGGNCQ, encoded by the coding sequence GTGCAGACCGATTACGACCATTTTTCCTCCGCTGATTTTTTAACCGACGACTTTTTCGTTAGCCACCAACTGGCCCCGACTTCCGAGTCAACAGCGTTCTGGGAGGCTTGGGTAGTGGAGCATCCTCAGGAGCAATGGCAACAGGCGGTGAGTTTGTTAGCAGCCATTCGGTTGGGGCTCGACGAGTATGCACAGACTCATTTGCCCGAAGAAACGATTCGTCAGCTGCTCATCCGAATTCAGCAGACGAATGCTCAGCAGAGTAAGGTAGAAGGGCCTGTTGCCCGGTTTGCCTGGATCAAGTGGGTGGCGGCTGCTTCTGTTGTTTTAGCGATTGGCGTGGGCATCTGGTGGCAAACCAAAGAAGACGTGACGCCGTATCAAAGCCGGTTAGCCACACTGACGAAAACATTTTCAGAAAAAGTTAATACGACCGATCAACCGCAGCTCATTCGTTTGCCGGATCAATCGGTTGTGTCGTTAAACCCGAATAGCCGATTAAGTTATCCAATAGATTTCGGTCAGAAAAACCGGCTTGTGTATTTGGCAGGAGAAGCCACGTTTTCTGTCACAAAAGATCCACACAAGCCTTTTCTGGTACTAGCGAATGAGCTTGTCACCAAGGTAGTAGGCACAAAATTTAGCATAAGAGCCTTTTCCAAAGAAGATCAGATTCGGGTTCAGGTGCTCTCTGGTCAGGTATCGGTTTATCGGGATCAGACCAACCCGTCACGCGTACAGCAGAAAGGGGTTTTGCTCCTGCCAAACCAGCAGGTTGTGTTCACCCGGGAAACGGACCAGTTCGATAAATCGCTGGTCAACCAGCCACTCGTCATCAGGACACCCGGCCGCCTAAAGCAATCCGCTGCCTTTGTCTATAATGAAACGCCCATTTCTCAGGTCCTGAAGGAAGTAAAAGAAGCCTATGGCATTGACATTCTCTACAATAAAGAAGCGCTCGTTGACTGCCAGCTAACCTCGTCAATGGATGGCCTATCCTTTGATCAAAAGCTGACGATCATTTGTAAAACGGTTGGTGCAACCTATGATATCATTGATGGACAGGTAGTTATCAATGGGGGCAATTGCCAGTAA
- a CDS encoding SGNH/GDSL hydrolase family protein — protein MRKRIVLAIPPACLAVFLYLLCGSAFAQTTPESVNEPLQNPFELKSGDRVVFLGNSLFEDDFQYGYLELAFTTRWPERDVTFRNLGWTGDNVFGVARSTITNPPTGYDLLMEHITKAQPTVVFLGYGGIEAQEGEAGLATFKDGLTKLLDKIDQLGARAILVSPIPILSADSVESLTKRNAMLERYSATIAKMAEERGKRFVDVYKPIQAVRQTLALSEDGIHLNEAGYFYLATILEKALGLPPRMKPATITIVKTTAEAAAGETAAPVKLLETDASKGHLTFTIDEPYLPLPLPIDETSVAAKGAQVLKIAGLKKGIYTLTTDDSEVITASASQWEAGINIKQGPSFEQVRELQHMILKKNELFFFQYRPLNTTYILGMRAHEQGRHAKGLEEQSLIIKWLEGQIAQNRLPKPKVYKLTHLK, from the coding sequence ATGAGAAAGCGTATTGTATTGGCCATCCCACCTGCTTGTTTAGCCGTATTCTTGTATCTTTTATGCGGATCGGCCTTTGCGCAGACTACGCCTGAATCGGTCAATGAACCGCTCCAAAACCCTTTTGAGCTGAAGAGCGGTGACCGGGTCGTTTTCCTGGGGAATTCGCTGTTCGAGGACGATTTTCAGTACGGTTACTTGGAGTTGGCTTTCACAACCCGGTGGCCCGAACGTGATGTTACCTTCCGCAACCTTGGCTGGACGGGCGATAATGTATTCGGTGTTGCCCGAAGCACCATTACAAACCCACCGACTGGGTATGACTTATTGATGGAGCACATCACGAAAGCACAACCGACGGTTGTTTTTCTTGGCTATGGCGGTATTGAAGCACAGGAAGGCGAGGCAGGTTTGGCTACATTCAAAGATGGACTAACGAAATTGCTCGACAAGATTGATCAGCTCGGAGCAAGAGCTATCCTAGTATCACCCATTCCAATCCTGTCCGCCGATTCTGTCGAAAGCCTGACAAAACGAAACGCCATGCTGGAACGGTATTCGGCTACGATTGCAAAAATGGCTGAAGAACGTGGTAAACGGTTTGTCGATGTTTACAAGCCAATTCAGGCCGTCCGTCAAACCCTTGCTCTTTCGGAAGATGGCATTCACCTGAACGAAGCAGGCTATTTTTACCTGGCAACTATTCTGGAAAAAGCACTGGGGCTGCCCCCCCGAATGAAGCCCGCTACCATAACAATCGTTAAAACAACAGCGGAGGCTGCCGCTGGGGAGACAGCCGCTCCGGTTAAACTCCTGGAAACTGACGCCAGTAAAGGTCACCTGACCTTCACGATCGATGAACCGTATTTACCGCTTCCGCTACCCATCGATGAAACCAGCGTAGCTGCCAAGGGGGCGCAGGTACTTAAAATAGCGGGTTTAAAAAAAGGAATTTATACACTTACAACTGATGATTCGGAGGTAATTACGGCTTCGGCCAGCCAATGGGAAGCTGGCATCAATATTAAGCAGGGGCCTTCCTTTGAGCAGGTTCGTGAACTGCAGCATATGATTTTGAAAAAGAACGAACTGTTTTTCTTTCAATATCGCCCCCTGAATACGACCTACATTCTTGGTATGCGCGCCCACGAGCAGGGTCGACATGCCAAAGGGTTGGAAGAGCAAAGCCTGATCATTAAATGGTTGGAAGGGCAGATCGCTCAGAATCGCCTACCCAAGCCCAAGGTTTATAAACTTACCCATCTGAAGTAG
- a CDS encoding PVC-type heme-binding CxxCH protein, translating into MNVIQTSWSVKLFRRLILIPAALLLISSVNQGDQKDNPDPDVKRELESFNVADGFEVTLFAAEPLVAKPIQMNWDADGRLWVVSSTAYPHLKTGEQANDKIFVLEDTNGDGKADKSTIFAEGLITPTGILPGDGGVYVANSTEILHFADTDGDGKADKKRRILNGFGTADTHHLIHTFRWGPEGLLYFNQSIYIYSHVETPSGIKRLEGGGVWQLKPKDRELDIYAKGLVNPWGLQFDRWGQTFLTDGAGFEGINYAFPGATFLTSPGASRILRGLNPGQPKHSGLEVISGRHLPESWQGSVITNDFRANRINRFKLEEQGSGYASKQADDVLWTNHVAFRPVDISVGPDGAIYVADWYNPIIQHGEVDFHDPRRDHEHGRIWRIVAKNRPLVKKPQLSKASVSELLDDLKLPEDWTRSQAKQVLKAHGASEVVPALEKWVAGLAKTDAEYEHNLLEALWVYQTLEVVNEPLLLQLLNAQNHRARAAALRALELWYPKLHNVPALLAKAVADKHPQVRLEAVIALRKVHTAEAARTALTVLENPMDEFLDYALWQTVRELEPVWMTQLKTSPEFFGNARKTTFALKSVSNPVAVARLAQLYQQGQIPEEYQKDVLGSIAKFGSAADLTVLFDQTVQGTQGRTNSVATQLNALEEAARRGVMPIGNLTRIASFVDNEEETIALNAIRLIGLWHLTEQNGTLVNLAKKGDKNVRKAAIGALATLNNDQARAAIVAMTNAGNPAELRLDAAAQLVSMNTSEAARMGADLLRTLPAQTDVTGLFQAFIANKMGVRLLADELVAKKIPESRAKQMRQFLQRNLPANRRNTDDAKLLTQALEASGGVLVAEKMPQELTDQEIASLAKTVRETADPVKGELVFRQNNLSCLTCHAIGGAGGRIGPDLSSLGTSSPSETIIRSILYPNQSIKEGFELQQVAKKDGSELMGYLVSNGTSDIVLRDVSGQEVSIPKSQISGVEKVPGSLMPPGLTASLDKEAFVNLVGFLSKMGESGKFRVPTARFVRRWSTVAANKELARKIAADGPGYIIKDNAKVPWQPVYSKVSGDLPVDELPVIDVSPGKRFSFVRFDIEVVSKGNVKLTMNPTVGLSAWMGQKPLKLTDHGILADCSPGIHSILVAIDRNTYKAGALDIQLVDAENSPAQTRLVIGR; encoded by the coding sequence ATGAACGTTATACAAACGAGCTGGTCAGTGAAACTCTTCCGCCGACTGATTCTTATTCCGGCTGCACTGCTGCTCATCTCTTCGGTCAATCAGGGTGATCAGAAAGACAATCCTGATCCGGATGTAAAGCGGGAATTGGAATCTTTCAACGTCGCTGATGGGTTTGAGGTAACTCTGTTTGCCGCCGAACCGCTGGTGGCCAAGCCTATTCAGATGAACTGGGATGCCGATGGTCGGTTGTGGGTCGTGAGCAGCACAGCGTATCCCCACTTGAAGACGGGTGAACAGGCTAACGACAAGATTTTCGTTCTGGAAGATACAAACGGCGATGGCAAGGCCGACAAATCAACCATTTTCGCCGAGGGCCTGATTACACCGACTGGGATTTTGCCCGGCGATGGGGGCGTTTATGTGGCGAATTCAACCGAAATCCTGCATTTCGCGGATACCGATGGGGATGGCAAAGCGGACAAAAAGCGTCGAATTCTGAATGGATTTGGGACCGCCGATACACACCACCTCATTCATACCTTCCGTTGGGGACCCGAAGGTCTGCTTTATTTCAACCAGTCTATTTACATCTATAGCCATGTTGAAACACCATCCGGCATCAAGCGCCTGGAAGGGGGCGGTGTCTGGCAGCTAAAGCCCAAAGATCGCGAACTGGACATCTATGCCAAAGGGTTGGTTAATCCGTGGGGTTTGCAGTTTGATCGGTGGGGGCAAACGTTTCTGACCGATGGGGCTGGTTTCGAGGGAATCAATTATGCTTTTCCCGGCGCTACCTTTCTAACCTCTCCCGGTGCCTCCCGAATCCTGCGGGGACTAAACCCAGGGCAGCCCAAGCACAGTGGACTGGAGGTGATATCCGGTCGTCATTTGCCGGAGTCATGGCAGGGGAGTGTCATCACCAACGACTTTCGGGCTAACCGCATTAACCGGTTTAAACTGGAAGAACAGGGCAGCGGGTATGCATCCAAACAGGCCGACGATGTACTCTGGACAAATCATGTTGCTTTTCGGCCGGTAGATATCTCCGTTGGGCCAGATGGGGCAATCTATGTGGCCGACTGGTATAATCCCATTATTCAGCATGGTGAGGTAGATTTTCATGACCCGCGCCGGGATCATGAGCATGGCCGGATCTGGCGGATCGTGGCCAAAAACCGCCCCTTAGTCAAGAAACCGCAGTTGAGTAAAGCGAGTGTCAGCGAGTTGCTGGACGACCTGAAACTGCCGGAAGACTGGACCCGTTCTCAGGCTAAGCAGGTGCTTAAAGCCCACGGCGCCAGTGAGGTAGTGCCGGCTCTTGAAAAATGGGTTGCGGGTTTGGCAAAAACCGATGCAGAATACGAGCATAATCTGCTGGAAGCGCTTTGGGTGTATCAAACGCTTGAGGTGGTGAACGAGCCACTTCTTTTGCAACTACTAAATGCGCAAAACCATAGGGCTCGGGCCGCTGCGTTGCGGGCGCTTGAACTATGGTATCCCAAACTACACAACGTTCCGGCGCTGCTTGCCAAAGCTGTAGCCGACAAGCATCCTCAGGTACGGCTCGAAGCGGTGATTGCCCTCCGGAAAGTGCATACAGCCGAAGCCGCCCGCACGGCGTTAACGGTATTGGAAAACCCGATGGACGAGTTTCTGGATTACGCCCTGTGGCAGACCGTCCGCGAACTGGAACCGGTATGGATGACCCAGCTGAAGACCAGCCCCGAGTTCTTTGGTAATGCCAGGAAAACCACGTTTGCGCTGAAGTCAGTCAGTAATCCTGTTGCAGTGGCTCGACTAGCTCAGCTGTATCAGCAGGGGCAGATTCCTGAAGAGTACCAGAAAGATGTGCTCGGTTCGATTGCCAAATTTGGCAGCGCTGCCGATTTGACGGTTCTTTTTGATCAGACCGTTCAGGGAACGCAAGGGCGGACAAATTCAGTAGCCACACAACTGAATGCGCTGGAAGAAGCCGCCCGACGGGGGGTAATGCCGATTGGAAATTTGACCCGAATTGCCAGTTTCGTCGACAACGAGGAGGAGACGATTGCGTTGAATGCTATTCGGCTAATTGGGTTGTGGCATTTGACCGAGCAGAACGGTACGTTGGTTAACCTGGCCAAAAAGGGAGATAAAAATGTGCGAAAAGCTGCCATTGGGGCACTGGCTACGCTGAATAACGACCAGGCCCGTGCGGCCATTGTGGCCATGACCAACGCTGGTAATCCCGCCGAGCTGAGACTGGATGCGGCCGCTCAATTGGTTTCGATGAATACCTCTGAAGCCGCTCGAATGGGTGCTGACCTTTTACGGACGTTACCTGCACAAACCGACGTTACCGGGCTTTTTCAGGCATTTATCGCTAACAAGATGGGCGTACGGTTGCTCGCCGACGAGTTGGTTGCCAAAAAAATACCCGAAAGTAGAGCTAAACAGATGCGGCAGTTTTTACAGCGTAACCTGCCTGCCAATCGGCGCAATACGGATGATGCCAAACTTCTCACGCAGGCTCTGGAAGCATCCGGGGGTGTTTTAGTAGCTGAAAAAATGCCTCAGGAATTGACCGATCAGGAAATTGCCAGCCTGGCAAAAACCGTAAGAGAAACGGCAGATCCTGTTAAAGGAGAGTTAGTCTTTCGGCAAAATAATCTCAGTTGCCTGACCTGTCATGCCATTGGCGGGGCTGGTGGACGTATTGGGCCGGATTTGAGCAGCCTTGGAACGAGCTCGCCGTCCGAAACCATTATCCGGTCCATTCTGTACCCGAATCAATCCATTAAAGAAGGGTTTGAGCTTCAGCAAGTTGCCAAAAAAGATGGGAGTGAACTGATGGGTTATCTGGTCAGTAATGGTACGTCCGACATTGTCCTGCGCGACGTGAGTGGCCAGGAGGTTTCCATTCCAAAAAGTCAGATTAGTGGAGTTGAAAAAGTGCCCGGCTCGTTAATGCCTCCAGGATTGACGGCTAGTCTGGACAAAGAAGCCTTTGTCAATCTGGTCGGGTTTCTGTCGAAAATGGGTGAATCGGGGAAATTTCGGGTGCCCACAGCCCGGTTTGTACGTCGCTGGAGTACCGTTGCCGCGAACAAAGAACTGGCCCGAAAAATCGCGGCCGACGGGCCCGGCTATATCATAAAGGACAATGCGAAAGTGCCCTGGCAACCCGTTTATAGCAAAGTTTCCGGCGATCTTCCGGTAGACGAGTTGCCGGTTATCGATGTTTCTCCTGGTAAGCGGTTCAGTTTCGTTCGGTTCGATATTGAAGTGGTTAGCAAAGGCAACGTTAAGCTGACCATGAACCCGACGGTAGGCTTGAGTGCCTGGATGGGACAAAAGCCTCTCAAATTAACGGATCATGGGATACTGGCTGATTGTTCGCCGGGCATTCATTCCATCCTGGTAGCCATTGACAGAAACACATATAAGGCTGGTGCACTCGATATACAACTCGTAGACGCGGAAAATTCACCAGCCCAGACAAGGTTGGTCATTGGGCGATGA
- a CDS encoding RNA polymerase sigma factor, giving the protein MDEIQLWTAFQSGDEEAYTKLYQLHIRAMYRYGMSLVAASEAFVLDCVHDVFTEIWVKRTRLTTPTSVRHYLLKALKIRIIHLLERKEHPFQSLTETDYDALWTEPNDLELLEELEAVNSRKERLLRLIAQLPPRQQEALKLRFVENMNYNQIGDVMDVNHQSAKNLVFRAVEKLRGWVILPFLTFFIFFMNK; this is encoded by the coding sequence GTGGACGAAATACAACTTTGGACCGCTTTTCAGTCGGGTGACGAGGAGGCTTACACGAAGCTTTATCAACTACACATTCGAGCGATGTACCGCTACGGTATGAGTCTGGTCGCGGCTTCGGAAGCCTTTGTGCTGGACTGTGTGCACGATGTATTCACGGAAATATGGGTAAAACGAACCCGACTCACGACACCGACCAGTGTCCGGCACTATTTACTGAAAGCGCTTAAAATTCGAATCATCCATCTACTCGAACGCAAGGAACATCCGTTTCAGTCGTTGACCGAAACGGACTACGATGCACTCTGGACGGAGCCTAATGATCTGGAACTTTTGGAAGAACTGGAAGCCGTTAACTCCCGGAAAGAGCGTTTACTGCGACTCATCGCTCAGCTGCCGCCCCGCCAGCAGGAAGCCCTTAAACTGCGCTTTGTCGAAAACATGAATTACAACCAGATTGGCGATGTCATGGATGTCAATCATCAGTCAGCCAAGAATCTGGTGTTCAGAGCCGTTGAGAAGCTCAGGGGGTGGGTTATACTACCTTTTTTAACTTTTTTCATTTTTTTTATGAATAAGTGA